In Syntrophobacterales bacterium, the following proteins share a genomic window:
- a CDS encoding DUF374 domain-containing protein, with amino-acid sequence MISKSRDGDLVTDIFGRMNFRPVRGSSSHNGKQALTAMVDDLRDHSFAVHVMDGPKGPISVVKPGLIVMAKQSGAPIIPVYISISRAWVLHSGIAA; translated from the coding sequence ATGATCAGCAAAAGCCGCGACGGGGATCTGGTTACCGATATTTTCGGCCGCATGAACTTTCGACCCGTTCGAGGTTCCTCCTCGCACAACGGAAAGCAAGCCCTGACCGCAATGGTGGATGACCTGAGGGATCACTCCTTTGCTGTTCATGTCATGGATGGTCCGAAAGGACCCATAAGCGTCGTGAAACCGGGGTTGATCGTTATGGCGAAACAATCCGGCGCGCCGATCATCCCCGTTTATATCTCCATCAGCAGGGCATGGGTCCTCCACAGTGGGATCGCTGCCTGA
- a CDS encoding fumarate hydratase C-terminal domain-containing protein, which produces MSRDLTIPITEEQIMELHVGDAVAISGIATTGRDAAHKYLVDRLIEGKKPLPTEDQRIFDELKQIYRGGAIYHSGPILRNDAGKWSIVSSGPTTSIRDEIYEDKVIAAFGLRVIIGKGGMGPRTLAACKTHRAVYVHGIGGAGVTNARAIVEVLDVFKKEFGLPEALWKIRLDRFPGIVTMDAHGRSLHEELGKDFDERLAALLRGGSEG; this is translated from the coding sequence ATGAGCAGAGATTTGACCATTCCCATTACGGAAGAACAGATAATGGAACTCCATGTCGGCGACGCCGTGGCGATTTCCGGAATTGCAACGACAGGCCGGGATGCGGCCCACAAATACCTGGTAGATCGTCTCATCGAAGGGAAGAAACCCCTGCCGACGGAAGATCAGCGGATCTTCGACGAGTTGAAGCAGATCTATCGCGGGGGGGCCATTTACCACAGCGGTCCGATCCTCCGCAACGATGCGGGGAAATGGAGCATCGTCTCTTCCGGACCGACGACAAGCATCCGCGACGAAATCTATGAAGACAAGGTGATCGCCGCCTTCGGCCTGCGGGTCATTATCGGCAAGGGCGGCATGGGTCCGCGGACACTTGCCGCCTGTAAGACCCACAGGGCCGTCTATGTACACGGCATAGGCGGGGCCGGTGTGACCAACGCCCGGGCGATTGTCGAAGTTCTCGACGTATTCAAGAAGGAGTTCGGCTTACCGGAGGCGCTCTGGAAGATACGGCTGGACCGTTTCCCAGGAATCGTCACGATGGATGCCCATGGTCGGAGCCTCCACGAAGAACTCGGAAAGGATTTCGACGAGCGGCTGGCAGCACTTCTGCGCGGCGGCTCGGAAGGCTGA
- the leuD gene encoding 3-isopropylmalate dehydratase small subunit (catalyzes the isomerization between 2-isopropylmalate and 3-isopropylmalate in leucine biosynthesis), with protein MTGIIRGKAFVYGANIDTDQIYPGGYLDLTDPERVAEHTLERVDPDFVREVKPGDMIVADANFGCGSSREHAAVALKASGIAAVLAESFARIFYRNAINLGLPLLVCPGIASLVKRHDLLSVDPVVGTVINLTTGATATAQPLSAYVSAILMHGGVKPMIRRKMGLLSPADGTARVDT; from the coding sequence ATGACTGGAATCATCAGGGGCAAGGCATTCGTTTACGGCGCCAATATCGACACGGATCAGATTTATCCCGGCGGCTACCTCGACCTTACCGATCCCGAGCGGGTCGCTGAACACACCCTGGAGCGGGTTGACCCCGACTTTGTCCGTGAGGTCAAACCGGGAGACATGATCGTTGCCGACGCAAATTTTGGTTGCGGCTCCAGCCGCGAACATGCCGCAGTGGCGCTGAAGGCGTCCGGCATTGCGGCGGTGCTCGCCGAATCTTTCGCCCGCATCTTCTATCGCAACGCAATCAATCTGGGGCTGCCGCTGCTGGTATGTCCCGGCATTGCCTCCCTGGTGAAACGGCACGATCTGTTGAGCGTGGATCCGGTGGTGGGTACGGTGATCAATCTGACAACCGGCGCTACTGCCACGGCTCAGCCTCTTTCTGCATATGTATCCGCCATCCTCATGCATGGTGGTGTCAAGCCGATGATCAGAAGGAAGATGGGCCTCCTCTCGCCGGCGGACGGGACGGCCCGTGTTGACACATGA
- a CDS encoding tripartite tricarboxylate transporter permease, which produces MFEYILIGLHNLFTVQNFLLVIAGTVAGMTMGALPGLTATMAVALLVPFTYSMSPIAGLVTLGAIYMGCIYGGAFSAILINTPGTPSSIGTTFDGYPMARQGRGEEAIIGATVGSAIGGLFGVVCLIFLSPPLADIALKFGPAEYFWVGVFGITIISSLSAGAFLKGITGAAFGVLISTIGIAPIGGDVRYTFGMTSMQGGVELIVILIGLFCIPELINLVLQGESHKERVEYKRTKGVLWKTTRHVFSMPGNLIRSSIIGTIVGILPGAGGNIANLVSYNEAKRASKTPEKFGTGIIDGVVATEAANNAVVGGGMIPLVTLGIPGAPPDAIIYGVLMLQGLRPGPELFSQQADITYTFMLAVGLSAIVMVPVGIYGGRLLSRFVSTLSTRYLVPGIAILTIVGSYAIRNNFLDVILMLLFGVIGFGIRRLGFTGPPIVLGLILGPLMETGLVQTYLSGKAYDSPWFALFVSPISWILIAMSLFSFLWPYFGPIKTRLQGNGISKK; this is translated from the coding sequence ATGTTTGAATATATCCTGATCGGGTTGCACAATCTCTTTACGGTACAGAACTTCCTGCTGGTCATCGCCGGGACGGTTGCGGGGATGACCATGGGCGCGCTGCCGGGACTGACGGCGACGATGGCCGTGGCGCTTCTCGTCCCCTTCACCTATTCGATGAGCCCAATCGCGGGACTCGTGACACTGGGCGCGATCTACATGGGTTGCATCTACGGGGGCGCCTTCAGCGCGATTCTGATCAACACGCCGGGAACGCCCAGCTCCATCGGCACCACTTTCGACGGCTACCCGATGGCCCGGCAGGGCCGTGGCGAAGAGGCGATCATCGGGGCCACGGTCGGCTCCGCGATCGGAGGCCTCTTCGGCGTCGTCTGCCTGATTTTTCTCAGCCCACCGCTGGCGGACATCGCACTGAAATTCGGCCCGGCCGAATACTTCTGGGTGGGGGTGTTCGGCATCACGATCATCTCCAGCCTCTCCGCCGGGGCGTTTCTGAAGGGGATCACCGGCGCCGCCTTCGGCGTCCTCATCTCCACGATCGGCATCGCCCCGATTGGCGGCGACGTGCGGTACACCTTCGGCATGACCTCGATGCAGGGAGGTGTGGAACTCATCGTGATCCTGATCGGCCTTTTCTGCATCCCCGAGCTGATCAACCTGGTCCTCCAGGGCGAATCCCACAAGGAGCGGGTCGAATACAAACGGACCAAGGGGGTCCTCTGGAAGACGACCCGCCACGTTTTCTCCATGCCAGGAAATCTGATCCGTTCCTCGATTATTGGCACGATCGTCGGCATCCTGCCGGGGGCCGGAGGTAACATTGCCAACCTCGTCTCCTACAACGAGGCGAAGCGGGCCTCCAAGACCCCGGAGAAGTTCGGCACGGGAATCATCGACGGGGTCGTTGCAACGGAAGCGGCCAATAACGCCGTCGTCGGCGGCGGGATGATCCCGCTGGTGACGCTGGGCATCCCCGGGGCGCCGCCGGATGCGATCATCTACGGTGTCCTGATGCTCCAGGGTCTCCGGCCGGGGCCGGAGCTCTTTTCCCAGCAGGCGGACATCACCTACACCTTCATGCTGGCGGTGGGGCTGTCGGCGATCGTGATGGTCCCGGTCGGCATCTACGGCGGCCGGCTCCTGTCCCGGTTCGTCTCGACGCTGTCAACCCGATACCTGGTGCCGGGGATCGCGATCCTGACGATCGTCGGCTCCTACGCGATCCGGAACAATTTCCTCGATGTGATCCTGATGCTGCTTTTTGGAGTCATCGGGTTTGGCATCCGGCGCCTGGGTTTCACCGGCCCCCCGATTGTCCTGGGGCTGATCCTGGGTCCGCTTATGGAAACCGGTCTCGTCCAGACCTATCTGTCGGGGAAAGCGTACGACTCCCCCTGGTTCGCGCTGTTCGTCAGCCCGATCTCCTGGATCCTGATCGCGATGTCCCTCTTCTCGTTTCTCTGGCCCTACTTCGGACCGATCAAGACACGGCTGCAGGGCAATGGGATTTCCAAGAAGTAG
- a CDS encoding mandelate racemase/muconate lactonizing enzyme family protein, which translates to MRITEIRTELLRMPLPRPMQAASSSGKKGGPVSNVNMPVVFITTEDGTTGVGYSWSLLGGDTATRCILKDDLAPLLIDEDALDHERLWHKLYRRMQTGGRRGLVTQAQAAVDLALWDIKGKIAGLPVYKLLGGRRESAPVYYSDGGWLYMSVSEMVAAFEEYLSQGMFGVKMKIGHPDYRTDIQRVREVRKALGDQVWIAVDANQKWDYPTAVRIGRELEQLEIAWFEEPLLCEDIPGHARLAAELDIPIAMGETLGSRYEFAAYLRAEAADILQPDIIRIGGITEMVKVATMADVANLPLEPHHMMESAIQVACGVMETGSIEYMPWVAAAFSEPVQIKNGLMMPPQKPGLGLEIPEETIRRFRVA; encoded by the coding sequence ATGCGTATTACAGAAATAAGAACCGAATTGCTGCGGATGCCGCTGCCGCGGCCGATGCAGGCAGCCTCCTCCAGCGGGAAAAAGGGCGGTCCGGTCAGCAACGTCAACATGCCGGTCGTCTTCATTACCACCGAAGACGGGACAACGGGAGTAGGATACTCCTGGAGCCTTTTGGGCGGCGACACCGCCACTCGCTGCATTCTGAAGGACGATCTTGCGCCGCTGTTGATCGATGAGGATGCCCTCGATCATGAACGGCTGTGGCACAAGCTCTACAGGCGAATGCAGACGGGGGGCAGGCGCGGCCTGGTCACCCAGGCCCAGGCCGCGGTCGATCTGGCCCTGTGGGACATCAAGGGGAAGATCGCCGGTTTGCCGGTTTACAAGCTGCTGGGCGGCCGTCGGGAAAGCGCGCCGGTCTATTACTCCGACGGCGGATGGCTCTATATGAGCGTATCCGAAATGGTCGCAGCGTTCGAGGAATACCTGAGCCAGGGGATGTTCGGCGTCAAGATGAAGATTGGTCATCCCGATTACCGGACTGACATCCAGCGGGTCCGGGAGGTTCGCAAGGCACTGGGTGACCAGGTCTGGATCGCCGTTGACGCGAACCAGAAATGGGACTACCCGACGGCCGTGCGGATCGGTCGCGAACTGGAACAGCTCGAAATCGCGTGGTTTGAGGAACCGCTTTTGTGCGAGGATATTCCTGGCCACGCCCGGCTCGCGGCGGAACTGGACATCCCCATCGCGATGGGAGAAACGCTGGGGTCGCGTTATGAATTCGCCGCCTATCTGCGGGCCGAGGCGGCGGACATCCTGCAGCCGGACATCATCCGGATCGGCGGCATTACCGAAATGGTCAAGGTGGCGACGATGGCCGATGTCGCCAATTTGCCTCTGGAGCCTCATCACATGATGGAAAGCGCGATCCAGGTGGCCTGCGGCGTTATGGAAACGGGCTCGATCGAATACATGCCGTGGGTGGCCGCCGCGTTTTCCGAACCCGTGCAGATTAAAAACGGCCTGATGATGCCGCCGCAGAAGCCGGGGCTGGGTCTGGAGATCCCCGAGGAAACCATCCGCCGTTTCCGGGTGGCGTGA
- a CDS encoding tripartite tricarboxylate transporter TctB family protein, with the protein MGATFRDRLGSALMLIFIAVLWVQRDYTTPFGGIFPDRIMLLMAAFVILALILSFTRYRVIKDKEETEPEGNRWGNVAVVIAIMLAWVLSLRYLGFALTSAVCFTSIAWYISGERKNWRTIVKAAAVALIITFLIVYIFGRLLQVPIPSGDIFD; encoded by the coding sequence ATGGGTGCAACATTTCGGGATCGCTTGGGATCGGCGCTGATGCTGATATTCATCGCGGTGCTTTGGGTCCAGCGGGACTATACAACCCCCTTCGGCGGCATCTTTCCCGACCGGATCATGCTGCTGATGGCGGCTTTCGTTATCCTGGCACTGATCCTGTCGTTCACCCGGTACCGAGTGATCAAGGACAAGGAAGAGACGGAGCCTGAGGGAAACCGCTGGGGTAACGTGGCCGTCGTCATTGCGATCATGTTGGCGTGGGTTTTATCTCTCCGCTACCTTGGATTCGCGCTGACGAGTGCGGTGTGCTTCACGTCCATTGCCTGGTACATCAGCGGGGAACGAAAGAATTGGCGGACGATTGTCAAGGCGGCGGCCGTGGCGCTGATTATTACCTTTCTGATTGTTTACATCTTCGGCCGCCTGCTGCAGGTTCCCATTCCTTCCGGGGATATCTTTGATTGA
- a CDS encoding fumarate hydratase has protein sequence MTATVAAMSAKHGEMNVERNWTEILNGPAFGEAIFDLVRRTACELPEDMETALKRAYDEEAPESTARVVLATFLENMALARKKQAPLCQDTGTPLFFINHPVGLSQRAMRRLCEKAVARATQELFLRHNAVDPVTGVNSGNNVGNGFPGVFFEECDDEAISVALILKGGGSENVGRQYSLPDDALNAGRDLEGIRRVVLDAVRRAEGKGCPPGILGICIGGDRGSAYLHSKHQLLRPLGDVNPDPALAALEELILREANTLGIGPLGLGGKATLLGVKIGALHRLPACYFVTVTYMCWENRRRAIRIEADGSCRFIG, from the coding sequence ATGACTGCCACCGTTGCGGCAATGTCCGCAAAACATGGAGAGATGAACGTGGAACGCAACTGGACAGAGATACTGAACGGACCCGCCTTCGGCGAAGCGATCTTCGACCTCGTACGCCGGACGGCGTGTGAACTACCCGAGGATATGGAGACGGCCCTGAAGCGGGCGTATGACGAAGAGGCGCCTGAGTCAACAGCGCGGGTCGTTCTGGCGACCTTTCTCGAAAACATGGCCCTGGCCCGGAAAAAACAGGCGCCGCTCTGCCAGGACACGGGGACGCCGCTCTTTTTCATCAACCATCCGGTGGGGCTCTCCCAGCGTGCCATGCGCCGGTTGTGCGAGAAGGCGGTGGCCCGGGCGACGCAAGAGCTGTTTCTACGGCACAACGCCGTGGATCCGGTAACCGGCGTCAACAGCGGAAACAACGTGGGTAACGGATTCCCGGGGGTCTTTTTCGAGGAGTGTGATGATGAGGCCATCTCCGTAGCGCTCATCCTCAAGGGCGGCGGCAGCGAGAATGTGGGACGGCAGTACAGCCTACCCGATGACGCCCTCAATGCGGGACGCGATCTGGAGGGGATTCGCCGGGTGGTACTGGACGCAGTTCGCCGTGCGGAAGGCAAGGGGTGTCCGCCGGGGATCTTGGGGATCTGCATCGGCGGCGACCGCGGCTCTGCCTATCTCCATTCGAAGCACCAGTTGCTGCGACCGCTGGGCGATGTGAATCCCGATCCGGCGCTGGCGGCTCTGGAAGAACTGATTCTCCGGGAGGCCAACACCCTGGGGATCGGCCCCCTGGGACTCGGCGGAAAAGCCACACTTCTGGGGGTCAAGATCGGCGCACTCCACCGGCTGCCCGCGTGCTACTTTGTCACCGTGACTTATATGTGTTGGGAAAACCGCCGACGGGCCATCCGGATTGAAGCCGACGGATCCTGTCGTTTTATCGGATGA
- a CDS encoding tripartite tricarboxylate transporter substrate binding protein: protein MKKIAIGCIVLFALLAVALTGSVGAAGYPEKPLTYIISFNPGGESDITARIQEQALKKHFGQNVVITYKIGGGGSIGWAEMLRSKPDGYTIAGHNLPHIILQPLERGKAGYNTLDLKSIYFFESTPDLLVVRQDSPFKTLKDFIDYVKKQPAGVVTIGGSGSSTANDLGTAMLNKTAGIKLTYIPFGGTGSAVPALLGGHVTALMTYSTMGVQYAGKFRALAIASEERMAVLKDVPTFKELGYDVVEGAYRGVAAPAGTPDEIVNKLASVFEKVMKDPEVQKKMDQNGFKTEFLGPEASLALVKKKMVEYEAIMKDLGRLKK from the coding sequence ATGAAGAAAATTGCCATCGGTTGTATCGTCCTGTTTGCGCTGCTCGCGGTTGCCCTGACCGGCAGCGTCGGTGCAGCGGGGTATCCCGAAAAACCCCTTACCTACATCATCAGTTTCAATCCCGGCGGAGAGTCTGACATCACCGCCCGGATCCAGGAGCAGGCGCTGAAGAAGCACTTCGGCCAGAACGTCGTCATCACTTACAAGATCGGCGGCGGCGGCTCCATCGGCTGGGCGGAGATGCTCCGCAGCAAACCCGACGGCTACACCATCGCCGGTCACAACCTGCCCCACATCATCCTGCAGCCGCTCGAGAGGGGTAAAGCCGGCTACAATACCCTGGACCTCAAGAGCATTTATTTCTTCGAGAGCACCCCCGATCTGCTGGTTGTCCGGCAGGACAGTCCATTCAAGACCCTCAAGGATTTCATAGACTACGTCAAGAAACAGCCCGCGGGCGTCGTGACCATCGGCGGCAGCGGCTCCTCGACGGCCAACGACTTGGGAACGGCGATGCTGAACAAGACCGCGGGAATCAAGCTGACCTACATTCCCTTCGGCGGCACCGGCTCCGCCGTTCCTGCGCTCTTGGGCGGCCACGTGACGGCGCTGATGACCTACTCCACGATGGGGGTTCAGTACGCCGGCAAGTTCCGCGCGCTGGCGATCGCCTCCGAAGAGCGGATGGCCGTCCTGAAGGATGTTCCGACCTTCAAGGAATTGGGATATGACGTTGTCGAAGGGGCCTATCGGGGAGTCGCCGCGCCTGCGGGGACACCGGACGAGATAGTCAACAAGCTGGCAAGTGTCTTCGAGAAGGTGATGAAGGACCCGGAGGTGCAGAAGAAGATGGACCAGAACGGGTTCAAGACCGAATTCTTGGGACCCGAGGCCTCACTGGCCCTGGTGAAGAAGAAGATGGTCGAATACGAGGCCATCATGAAGGATTTGGGGCGGCTGAAGAAGTAG
- a CDS encoding lipid A deacylase LpxR family protein, producing MKPKSFPAIALILILLLLPRLSVAGDEEARKSDTLTIYLENDLFAFDNNDHYYTHGTKISWISRDLSDYRDIVIAPSWMHLFIERMPFVNDPGEQRSVSVSLGQNIYTPEDKERSDLILDDRPYAGITYLGLGLHSKSQRQMDTLEFDFGIVGRHSYAEDCQQEIHNWTDSGKSTGWSHQLHDELLLNLYFERKWKAFKSGSSGGLGFDCIPYMGVAVGNAYTGVNLGGQMRFGWNIPNDFGTYLIRPGSDSSAPVDNADPRFFRPFHRFGIHVFLAVDGNAVARNILLDGNTFRGSHSVDKKPFVADLIGGIGMIIHRFKITYAYVHRTKEFDTQKDEQDFGAISGSFTF from the coding sequence ATGAAGCCAAAATCGTTTCCTGCGATCGCTTTGATTTTGATCCTTCTTCTCTTGCCACGTCTATCCGTTGCCGGGGACGAAGAAGCGAGGAAGTCTGACACTCTGACCATTTACCTGGAAAACGATCTCTTCGCCTTCGATAATAATGACCACTATTACACCCATGGGACAAAAATCTCTTGGATTTCCCGGGATCTTTCGGACTATCGCGACATTGTGATTGCGCCGTCATGGATGCATCTTTTCATTGAACGGATGCCTTTCGTCAACGATCCTGGAGAGCAGCGCTCGGTTTCTGTCTCATTGGGACAGAACATCTACACACCGGAGGACAAAGAACGGAGCGACCTGATCTTAGACGACCGACCCTATGCCGGGATCACCTATCTTGGACTGGGGCTCCACAGTAAGAGCCAGCGTCAAATGGACACCCTTGAATTTGATTTTGGCATCGTCGGACGCCATTCCTATGCTGAGGATTGCCAGCAGGAGATCCATAACTGGACGGATTCGGGCAAATCCACAGGGTGGTCGCATCAGCTCCATGACGAACTCCTATTGAACCTTTATTTCGAGCGCAAATGGAAAGCATTCAAATCCGGAAGTTCAGGAGGTCTCGGATTTGACTGCATTCCCTACATGGGAGTCGCTGTCGGAAACGCCTACACCGGAGTCAATCTGGGCGGACAGATGCGCTTCGGCTGGAACATCCCGAACGATTTCGGGACCTATCTGATCCGACCGGGATCGGACAGCAGTGCCCCGGTGGACAACGCAGACCCCCGTTTCTTCCGCCCGTTCCATCGTTTCGGCATCCACGTCTTCCTGGCCGTTGACGGAAACGCCGTTGCCCGGAACATCCTGCTCGACGGGAATACCTTTCGGGGCAGCCACAGCGTCGACAAAAAGCCGTTCGTCGCTGATCTGATCGGCGGAATTGGCATGATCATTCATCGATTCAAGATTACCTACGCCTATGTTCACCGAACGAAGGAATTTGATACCCAGAAGGACGAACAGGATTTTGGGGCGATCTCCGGATCGTTCACGTTTTAA